Proteins co-encoded in one Arachis stenosperma cultivar V10309 chromosome 7, arast.V10309.gnm1.PFL2, whole genome shotgun sequence genomic window:
- the LOC130941986 gene encoding UDP-glycosyltransferase 87A1-like isoform X2 yields the protein MHNSGAGGDDRTNTCHVVAMPFPGRGHINPMMNLCKTLASRKPKNILITFVVTEEWLGYIASEPKPDSVRFATIPNVVPPERLKAVDFPAFYEATMTKMEAPFEELLDRLEPPVSAIIGCVELRWPVAVAKRRNIPVAAFWTMSASFYSMLHHLDVFARQQNLVATSLEAENIPGISSAHLADIETVLHQNDDQVMQLAMECISKVPIANYLLLTTVQELEPEIIDSLKAIYSFPVYPIGPAIPYLELREDYNIGDHSPDYANWLDSQPPQSVLYISLGSFLLLSSTQMDEIAEALNSSGVRYLWVARAEASRLKDKCGEKGMVVPWCDQLKVLTHPSIGGFWSHCGWNSTLEALYAGVPMLTFPLFLDQVPNSSQIVDEWKNGWKVETSNSGSDKLLAKEKIEELVKRFMDLESREGIKIRGRARELKVMCHRAVANGGSSDGNLDAFLRDISRPLVD from the exons ATGCACAACTCCGGAGCCGGTGGTGATGACCGAACGAACACGTGCCACGTGGTGGCGATGCCGTTTCCGGGAAGGGGCCACATCAATCCCATGATGAACCTCTGCAAAACCCTAGCATCACGAAAACCGAAAAACATCCTCATCACCTTCGTCGTCACTGAAGAGTGGCTCGGATACATCGCCAGCGAGCCCAAGCCCGACTCGGTTCGCTTCGCCACCATACCCAACGTGGTGCCGCCAGAGCGCCTGAAAGCCGTTGATTTTCCGGCGTTCTATGAAGCCACGATGACCAAGATGGAAGCGCCATTTGAGGAGCTTCTGGACCGGCTTGAGCCGCCGGTGAGCGCAATCATCGGGTGTGTGGAGCTGCGGTGGCCCGTAGCAGTTGCGAAGCGAAGGAATATTCCGGTGGCTGCGTTTTGGACTATGTCAGCGTCGTTTTACTCGATGCTGCACCACCTTGATGTGTTTGCACGACAGCAGAATTTGGTGGCTACTTCTCTTG AAGCTGAGAACATCCCAGGAATTTCTTCAGCTCATTTGGCAGACATTGAAACGGTGTTACATCAGAATGATGACCAAGTCATGCAGCTTGCAATGGAGTGTATCTCAAAGGTTCCAATAGCAAATTACCTTCTACTCACCACAGTCCAAGAGTTAGAACCAGAAATAATTGATTCTCTGAAAGCTATATACTCTTTTCCAGTCTATCCTATTGGCCCTGCCATACCTTATTTGGAGCTAAGAGAAGATTATAACATTGGTGATCATAGCCCTGACTATGCAAATTGGCTAGATTCTCAACCACCTCAATCAGTGTTATACATTTCTCTGGGCAGTTTCCTCTTATTGTCTAGTACCCAAATGGATGAAATCGCCGAAGCGCTAAACAGTAGTGGAGTTCGTTACCTGTGGGTGGCTCGGGCAGAAGCTTCTCGGCTGAAAGACAAGTGTGGAGAAAAGGGTATGGTGGTGCCATGGTGTGACCAATTGAAGGTGTTGACTCATCCTTCCATAGGTGGATTCTGGAGCCATTGTGGATGGAATTCCACACTAGAAGCCCTGTATGCCGGCGTGCCGATGCTTACATTCCCTCTTTTCTTGGATCAAGTTCCCAACAGCAGCCAAATTGTAGATGAGTGGAAGAATGGGTGGAAGGTAGAGACATCAAATTCGGGGAGTGATAAGCTGTTGGCAAAGGAAAAGATAGAGGAACTGGTTAAGAGGTTTATGGATCTTGAGAGCAGAGAGGGAATTAAAATCAGAGGGAGGGCAAGAGAACTTAAGGTTATGTGTCACAGAGCAGTTGCAAATGGTGGATCATCTGATGGGAACCTAGATGCATTTCTAAGAGACATTTCAAGGCCATTAgtggattga
- the LOC130941986 gene encoding UDP-glycosyltransferase 87A1-like isoform X1, producing MHNSGAGGDDRTNTCHVVAMPFPGRGHINPMMNLCKTLASRKPKNILITFVVTEEWLGYIASEPKPDSVRFATIPNVVPPERLKAVDFPAFYEATMTKMEAPFEELLDRLEPPVSAIIGCVELRWPVAVAKRRNIPVAAFWTMSASFYSMLHHLDVFARQQNLVATSLDAEAENIPGISSAHLADIETVLHQNDDQVMQLAMECISKVPIANYLLLTTVQELEPEIIDSLKAIYSFPVYPIGPAIPYLELREDYNIGDHSPDYANWLDSQPPQSVLYISLGSFLLLSSTQMDEIAEALNSSGVRYLWVARAEASRLKDKCGEKGMVVPWCDQLKVLTHPSIGGFWSHCGWNSTLEALYAGVPMLTFPLFLDQVPNSSQIVDEWKNGWKVETSNSGSDKLLAKEKIEELVKRFMDLESREGIKIRGRARELKVMCHRAVANGGSSDGNLDAFLRDISRPLVD from the exons ATGCACAACTCCGGAGCCGGTGGTGATGACCGAACGAACACGTGCCACGTGGTGGCGATGCCGTTTCCGGGAAGGGGCCACATCAATCCCATGATGAACCTCTGCAAAACCCTAGCATCACGAAAACCGAAAAACATCCTCATCACCTTCGTCGTCACTGAAGAGTGGCTCGGATACATCGCCAGCGAGCCCAAGCCCGACTCGGTTCGCTTCGCCACCATACCCAACGTGGTGCCGCCAGAGCGCCTGAAAGCCGTTGATTTTCCGGCGTTCTATGAAGCCACGATGACCAAGATGGAAGCGCCATTTGAGGAGCTTCTGGACCGGCTTGAGCCGCCGGTGAGCGCAATCATCGGGTGTGTGGAGCTGCGGTGGCCCGTAGCAGTTGCGAAGCGAAGGAATATTCCGGTGGCTGCGTTTTGGACTATGTCAGCGTCGTTTTACTCGATGCTGCACCACCTTGATGTGTTTGCACGACAGCAGAATTTGGTGGCTACTTCTCTTG ATGCAGAAGCTGAGAACATCCCAGGAATTTCTTCAGCTCATTTGGCAGACATTGAAACGGTGTTACATCAGAATGATGACCAAGTCATGCAGCTTGCAATGGAGTGTATCTCAAAGGTTCCAATAGCAAATTACCTTCTACTCACCACAGTCCAAGAGTTAGAACCAGAAATAATTGATTCTCTGAAAGCTATATACTCTTTTCCAGTCTATCCTATTGGCCCTGCCATACCTTATTTGGAGCTAAGAGAAGATTATAACATTGGTGATCATAGCCCTGACTATGCAAATTGGCTAGATTCTCAACCACCTCAATCAGTGTTATACATTTCTCTGGGCAGTTTCCTCTTATTGTCTAGTACCCAAATGGATGAAATCGCCGAAGCGCTAAACAGTAGTGGAGTTCGTTACCTGTGGGTGGCTCGGGCAGAAGCTTCTCGGCTGAAAGACAAGTGTGGAGAAAAGGGTATGGTGGTGCCATGGTGTGACCAATTGAAGGTGTTGACTCATCCTTCCATAGGTGGATTCTGGAGCCATTGTGGATGGAATTCCACACTAGAAGCCCTGTATGCCGGCGTGCCGATGCTTACATTCCCTCTTTTCTTGGATCAAGTTCCCAACAGCAGCCAAATTGTAGATGAGTGGAAGAATGGGTGGAAGGTAGAGACATCAAATTCGGGGAGTGATAAGCTGTTGGCAAAGGAAAAGATAGAGGAACTGGTTAAGAGGTTTATGGATCTTGAGAGCAGAGAGGGAATTAAAATCAGAGGGAGGGCAAGAGAACTTAAGGTTATGTGTCACAGAGCAGTTGCAAATGGTGGATCATCTGATGGGAACCTAGATGCATTTCTAAGAGACATTTCAAGGCCATTAgtggattga